One Fundulus heteroclitus isolate FHET01 chromosome 1, MU-UCD_Fhet_4.1, whole genome shotgun sequence genomic window carries:
- the si:ch73-217n20.1 gene encoding complement receptor type 1 isoform X1, with product MRRRTNMRTAAGTIVLLSFAFLATAQEAQECSAPPEYPHTRLDKKFTSRQKFSSGQKVYYSCAEDFTPFRGSRSVECRDGKWSKLTLKCEKISCGNAGDLPNGNFRYEGQTFVGEKVYAECNEGYVVKGMNYMICKKSGWTGEFPSCEAEKEITCSSPAVNGSVTRSGDVSVHRLGETITFTCKPGFQLDGAQQITCGANGQWQPEPPRCIPSPDEAKESSNKPSGCDAPLAASSSNANLADKYITMTTFSSGDKVHYSCNVGYTAAGGSRTRMCDNGRWTPLRLRCERKLCGHAGEISNGQFVYTGVEFGDTATAVCDEGYILVGRATRRCLSNGWDGRLPVCEAVECPEPTETNAVRRNYEQGPYTYRNVILYQCQVGSLVGPREIVCTKNGTWSSSPPQCRVITCPPPNVPNAYWINSHKRTYQPMETIDSFRCRRGYALAGSRRITCSMEGRWWPSLPQCHPRTWRG from the exons ATGCGCAGGAGGACAAACATGAGGACCGCCGCTGGGACCATTGTTCTTTTATCCTTCGCTTTTTTAGCTACAG CTCAAGAGGCACAGGAATGCTCCGCTCCGCCGGAGTACCCGCACACCCGACTGGATAAGAAATTCACCTCCAGGCAGAAGTTCAGCAGCGGGCAGAAGGTGTATTACAGCTGCGCCGAGGACTTCACTCCATTCCGGGGGAGCAGATCTGTGGAGTGTCGGGATGGGAAGTGGAGCAAATTGACGCTAAAATGCGAAA AGATATCATGTGGGAATGCCGGAGATCTCCCCAATGGGAACTTTCGTTATGAAGGGCAAACATTTGTTGGGGAGAAAGTTTATGCCGAATGCAACGAGGG CTATGTTGTGAAGGGAATGAACTACATGATATGCAAGAAGTCTGGATGGACCGGAGAATTCCCATCATGTGAAG CAGAGAAAGAAATCACCTGCTCCAGTCCAGCCGTGAACGGCTCTGTGACAAGAAGCGGAGACGTTTCTGTTCACCGTCTCGGAGAAACGATAACCTTCACCTGTAAGCCCGGTTTCCAGCTGGATGGAGCGCAGCAGATCACCTGTGGGGCCAATGGCCAGTGGCAGCCGGAACCCCCCCGGTGTATACCGTCCCCTGATGAAGCTAAAGAGTCATCGAACAAACCAA GTGGATGTGATGCACCGCTCGCTGCCAGCAGCTCCAACGCCAACCTTGCAGACAAGTACATCACTATGACGACATTTTCCTCTGGCGACAAAGTCCACTACAGCTGTAATGTGGGATATACTGCAGCGGGTGGCAGCAGGACTCGCATGTGTGACAATGGAAGATGGACGCCCCTCAGGCTAAGATGTGAAC GAAAGCTGTGTGGCCACGCAGGAGAGATTTCAAACGGACAGTTTGTTTACACTGGCGTAGAGTTTGGAGACACAGCCACAGCCGTGTGTGACGAGGG GTACATACTCGTAGGACGGGCCACGAGGCGCTGCTTGAGCAACGGCTGGGACGGTCGTCTTCCCGTCTGCGAAG CCGTCGAATGTCCGGAGCCGACTGAGACGAACGCCGTCAGGAGAAATTACGAGCAGGGGCCGTACACATACAGGAATGTGATACTCTATCAGTGCCAAGTGGGAAGCCTCGTGGGGCCGAGAGAGATAGTTTGCACCAAGAACGGCACGTGGAGCTCATCTCCTCCACAGTGCAGAG TTATAACGTGTCCGCCGCCAAATGTTCCCAACGCCTACTGGATTAACTCCCACAAGCGGACCTATCAGCCTATGGAGACGATCGATTCGTTCAGATGCAGACGCGGCTATGCTCTTGCTGGATCGAGACGCATCACCTGTAGCATGGAGGGCCGGTGGTGGCCGAGCCTCCCCCAGTGTCATCCTA GAACCTGGAGGGGCTAA
- the si:ch73-217n20.1 gene encoding complement receptor type 1 isoform X2, protein MRRRTNMRTAAGTIVLLSFAFLATAQEAQECSAPPEYPHTRLDKKFTSRQKFSSGQKVYYSCAEDFTPFRGSRSVECRDGKWSKLTLKCEKISCGNAGDLPNGNFRYEGQTFVGEKVYAECNEGYVVKGMNYMICKKSGWTGEFPSCEEKEITCSSPAVNGSVTRSGDVSVHRLGETITFTCKPGFQLDGAQQITCGANGQWQPEPPRCIPSPDEAKESSNKPSGCDAPLAASSSNANLADKYITMTTFSSGDKVHYSCNVGYTAAGGSRTRMCDNGRWTPLRLRCERKLCGHAGEISNGQFVYTGVEFGDTATAVCDEGYILVGRATRRCLSNGWDGRLPVCEAVECPEPTETNAVRRNYEQGPYTYRNVILYQCQVGSLVGPREIVCTKNGTWSSSPPQCRVITCPPPNVPNAYWINSHKRTYQPMETIDSFRCRRGYALAGSRRITCSMEGRWWPSLPQCHPRTWRG, encoded by the exons ATGCGCAGGAGGACAAACATGAGGACCGCCGCTGGGACCATTGTTCTTTTATCCTTCGCTTTTTTAGCTACAG CTCAAGAGGCACAGGAATGCTCCGCTCCGCCGGAGTACCCGCACACCCGACTGGATAAGAAATTCACCTCCAGGCAGAAGTTCAGCAGCGGGCAGAAGGTGTATTACAGCTGCGCCGAGGACTTCACTCCATTCCGGGGGAGCAGATCTGTGGAGTGTCGGGATGGGAAGTGGAGCAAATTGACGCTAAAATGCGAAA AGATATCATGTGGGAATGCCGGAGATCTCCCCAATGGGAACTTTCGTTATGAAGGGCAAACATTTGTTGGGGAGAAAGTTTATGCCGAATGCAACGAGGG CTATGTTGTGAAGGGAATGAACTACATGATATGCAAGAAGTCTGGATGGACCGGAGAATTCCCATCATGTGAAG AGAAAGAAATCACCTGCTCCAGTCCAGCCGTGAACGGCTCTGTGACAAGAAGCGGAGACGTTTCTGTTCACCGTCTCGGAGAAACGATAACCTTCACCTGTAAGCCCGGTTTCCAGCTGGATGGAGCGCAGCAGATCACCTGTGGGGCCAATGGCCAGTGGCAGCCGGAACCCCCCCGGTGTATACCGTCCCCTGATGAAGCTAAAGAGTCATCGAACAAACCAA GTGGATGTGATGCACCGCTCGCTGCCAGCAGCTCCAACGCCAACCTTGCAGACAAGTACATCACTATGACGACATTTTCCTCTGGCGACAAAGTCCACTACAGCTGTAATGTGGGATATACTGCAGCGGGTGGCAGCAGGACTCGCATGTGTGACAATGGAAGATGGACGCCCCTCAGGCTAAGATGTGAAC GAAAGCTGTGTGGCCACGCAGGAGAGATTTCAAACGGACAGTTTGTTTACACTGGCGTAGAGTTTGGAGACACAGCCACAGCCGTGTGTGACGAGGG GTACATACTCGTAGGACGGGCCACGAGGCGCTGCTTGAGCAACGGCTGGGACGGTCGTCTTCCCGTCTGCGAAG CCGTCGAATGTCCGGAGCCGACTGAGACGAACGCCGTCAGGAGAAATTACGAGCAGGGGCCGTACACATACAGGAATGTGATACTCTATCAGTGCCAAGTGGGAAGCCTCGTGGGGCCGAGAGAGATAGTTTGCACCAAGAACGGCACGTGGAGCTCATCTCCTCCACAGTGCAGAG TTATAACGTGTCCGCCGCCAAATGTTCCCAACGCCTACTGGATTAACTCCCACAAGCGGACCTATCAGCCTATGGAGACGATCGATTCGTTCAGATGCAGACGCGGCTATGCTCTTGCTGGATCGAGACGCATCACCTGTAGCATGGAGGGCCGGTGGTGGCCGAGCCTCCCCCAGTGTCATCCTA GAACCTGGAGGGGCTAA